The genomic region CCCTCGATCCGGCAACAGCAAGGGAAATCCTGCCCGCGATTCGGCGCGGCTGCAAGCCCGTATCTTGAGGATGCTCAAGCAATCCATACCGCGAAGAAGGCGCGGAGCTTGTTCCAGGCGCTTACACGTTCGTCCGACAGCACATCCAGGAAGTCAGAGAGGCGCTTGGACTTGGCCATGGTGTAGACGGTCAGCGCCACGGTGACCAGCAGGGTGAGCATGAAGATCCAGAAGCGGCGCGACAGCGGCGCCTCGGCCTCGGCCAGCAAGTTCATGCCCAGGAAGCCGGTGGTAATCGTGCCCACCAGACCGAAGATGGTCACCACGGTCAGGCGCACCACGGTGTTGGCCTGGCGCCTCAGATTGTCGGCTTCGAGGTAGGAGGCCATGTCGCTGATGCGGCTCTTGACCTCGGCATACAGGGTTTCGGTCTCCAGATGCCGCTGACATAACGCGAACAGCGCCCGTGCCTGGGCCTGCTCGGCCAGGGCGTGAAACCAGTAGCGGTGGGTGAAGCGCAGAAAGCCCTCGAAGGCAGCCCGGATCGCCCGCTTGAAGCGGCGCACGCTGTCCGCATCCTGAACATTCAGCCGGCGCAGCGCCTCGACCAGGCGGTCCGAGAACATCAGCAGCGTGGCTTTCTGGAAATGGGCGATCAGGAAGATCAGGAAATGCTGGTGGCGGAACTGGGCCAGCACGCCGCGGTCGCGGCAGCAGAAGAATTCGGCGTCGCTGCGGCCTATGACGATCAGGGCATGGCCGCAACCTATGTAGCGGGTATCGGGTGCCGCGCCGCCGGACTGCCAGAAGCGGTCGTAGCAATAGCGCTGCTCGAAGTCGGCGAGCATCGCATCGCCGAAGGGCAGTTGCTCGGTCGCGCCGGCGCCGGTGACCAGGCCCAGACGCACGAAGTCGGCGCGGCTCAGTGCACGCGGATCGTCCAGCGCCAGCCAGGCCATCATCGGCATGCGGTAGTAGTCGATCTGGCGGTAGCGCAAGAGGCCGGCTTCGGTCGAAGCATCGGGCACCAGCGGGCGCAGCAGGAAGTCCCAGTGGGCGGCGATGCGCGGCGCCCGCTGCTCATGCACATGGGCGATGAAGCGCTCGCGCTCGCCGCTGTCCGAACTGGCCAGCACCCGGCCCTGGTCATCGAGCCAGGCGGCCTCGACCAGGGTGTGCAAGGGCTGGCCGGCCGCATCCCAGCCCGAGGGGTAGGCACGGCCCAGCCGGTAGAGCAGGTCCTGCGCTTCCGCCAGGGCCAGCTCGTCGCCGGCCAGCTCCACGTTGAGCAGCACCACGTCCACGTCGAAGAAGAAGTAGAGGTCGATGTGGATGACCTTGAGCGTGAGCGGCTCGGCTTCCGGGCGCGTCCGCGCGCGCAGCATGGCCACGTCATGGCGGCGGAACACCTTCATGCCGGCTTCGGCCGGTGCATCACCACGGGCCTGGGCCGCGGCCTGACCCTCGCCGTAGAGAAAGCGCTGGACGAAAGGCAGGAAGGTGACGAACTCCTGGTAAT from Pelomonas sp. SE-A7 harbors:
- a CDS encoding CorA family divalent cation transporter; its protein translation is MSETQRASPVVRRLHQVLLWPLRLMPLPGEDAAPRRPWELLAKQPGPWAPVVDEYTGDSASFHERHYQEFVTFLPFVQRFLYGEGQAAAQARGDAPAEAGMKVFRRHDVAMLRARTRPEAEPLTLKVIHIDLYFFFDVDVVLLNVELAGDELALAEAQDLLYRLGRAYPSGWDAAGQPLHTLVEAAWLDDQGRVLASSDSGERERFIAHVHEQRAPRIAAHWDFLLRPLVPDASTEAGLLRYRQIDYYRMPMMAWLALDDPRALSRADFVRLGLVTGAGATEQLPFGDAMLADFEQRYCYDRFWQSGGAAPDTRYIGCGHALIVIGRSDAEFFCCRDRGVLAQFRHQHFLIFLIAHFQKATLLMFSDRLVEALRRLNVQDADSVRRFKRAIRAAFEGFLRFTHRYWFHALAEQAQARALFALCQRHLETETLYAEVKSRISDMASYLEADNLRRQANTVVRLTVVTIFGLVGTITTGFLGMNLLAEAEAPLSRRFWIFMLTLLVTVALTVYTMAKSKRLSDFLDVLSDERVSAWNKLRAFFAVWIA